One Callospermophilus lateralis isolate mCalLat2 chromosome 6, mCalLat2.hap1, whole genome shotgun sequence genomic region harbors:
- the LOC143401509 gene encoding tripartite motif-containing protein 26: MATSAPLRSLEEEVTCSICLDYLRDPVTIDCGHVFCRSCTTDVRPISGGRPVCPLCKKPFKKENIRPVWQLASLVENIERLKVDKGRQPGEVAREQQDTKLCERHQEKLHYYCEDDGKLLCVMCRESREHRPHTAVLVEKAAQPHREKILNHLSTLRRDRDKIQGFQEKGEADILAALKKLQEQRQYIVAEFKQGHQFLKKREQHLLDQLATLEQLLTEGREKFKTRGVGELARLALVISELEGKARQPAAELMQDTRDFVNRYPRKKFWIGKPITHIVKRKTGEFSDKLLSLQRGLRQFQGKLLRDLEYKTVSVTLDPQSASGYLQPSEDWKSVTYTSLYQSVYQHPQQFDCEPGVLGSKGFTWGKVYWEVEIEREGWSEDEEEGDEEEEGEEEEEEEEAGYGDGYDWETDEDEESLGDEEEEEEEEEEEVLESCMVGVARDSVKRKGDLSLRPEDGVWALRLSSSSIWANTSPETELFPALRPRRVGIALDYEGGTVTFTNAESQELIYTFSATFTGRLVPFLWLKWPGTRLLLRP, from the exons ATGGCCACATCAGCCCCTCTGCGGAGCCTCGAGGAGGAGGTAACCTGCTCTATCTGCCTCGATTACCTGCGGGACCCTGTGACCATTGACTGTGGCCATGTCTTCTGCCGCAGCTGTACCACAGATGTCCGGCCCATCTCTGGTGGACGTCCTGTCTGCCCGCTCTGTAAGAAGCCTTTTAAGAAGGAAAACATCCGACCTGTGTGGCAATTGGCTAGCCTGGTGGAGAACATTGAGCGGCTGAAAGTGGATAAGGGCAGGCAGCCTGGAGAAGTGGCCCGGGAACAGCAGGACACAAAGTTATGTGAGCGGCATCAGGAGAAGCTGCACTACTATTGTGAGGATGATGGGAAGCTGCTATGTGTGATGTGCAGGGAATCACGGGAGCACCGGCCGCACACAGCTGTCCTGGTGGAGAAGGCCGCCCAGCCCCACAGG GAAAAAATTCTGAACCACTTGAGTACCCTCAGGAGAGACAGAGACAAGATTCAGGGCTTTCAGGAGAAGGGAGAAGCTGATATTCTGGCTGCATTG AAGAAGCTGCAGGAGCAGAGGCAGTACATTGTTGCAGAGTTCAAGCAGGGCCACCAGTTCCTGAAGAAGCGGGAGCAGCATCTGTTGGACCAGCTGGCCACCCTAGAGCAGTTGCTCACAGAGGGTAGGGAGAAGTTCAAGACCCGGGGCGTCGGGGAGCTTGCCCGACTGGCTCTGGTCATATCTGAGCTGGAGGGCAAGGCACGGCAGCCAGCTGCAGAACTCATGCAG gaTACCAGAGACTTTGTGAATAG GTATCCACGGAAGAAATTCTGGATTGGGAAGCCCATCACTCACATAGTTAAAAGAAagactggagaattctcagataaACTTCTCTCTTTGCAGCGAGGCCTGAGGCAATTCCAAG gAAAGCTGCTGAGAGACTTGGAATATAAGACTG TAAGTGTCACCCTGGACCCACAATCAGCCAGTGGGTACCTGCAGCCATCAGAGGACTGGAAGAGTGTGACCTACACCAGCCTGTACCAGAGTGTCTACCAGCACCCCCAGCAGTTTGACTGTGAGCCAGGAGTGCTAGGCAGTAAGGGTTTCACCTGGGGCAAGGTGTACTGGGAAGTGGAGATAGAGAGGGAGGGCTGGTCAGAGGATGAAGAGGAGGGGGacgaggaggaagagggggaagaggaagaggaggaagaagaagctgGCTATGGGGATGGATATGATTGGGAGACAGATGAAGATGAAGAATCACTAGGGgacgaagaagaggaggaggaggaagaagaggaggaagttctggaaagctgcatggtgggggTGGCCAGAGACTCTGTGAAGAGGAAGGGAGACCTCTCCCTGCGGCCAGAGGATGGGGTGTGGGCGCTGCGCCTCTCTTCCTCAAGCATCTGGGCCAACACCAGCCCTGAGACCGAGCTCTTCCCAGCACTGCGGCCCCGGAGAGTGGGCATTGCCCTGGATTATGAAGGGGGCACCGTGACTTTCACCAATGCAGAGTCACAGGAACTCATTTATACCTTCTCTGCCACTTTCACTGGGCGCCTCGTCCCCTTCTTATGGCTCAAGTGGCCAGGAACACGCCTCTTGCTGAGACCCTGA